A stretch of the Mycobacterium shigaense genome encodes the following:
- the eccCa gene encoding type VII secretion protein EccCa, with amino-acid sequence MATKKFTPSVTRGPRLTPGEIAITPPEDLGVDVPAGFVQRILPYVMGVCMLGMIGIMVFTGTKALSPYMMMTPLMMIMMSLSMVGAGGGGGGKKVPEINADRKEYLRYLAGLRPRVTSSATAQVAFFGYHAPHPDDLLSIVGTPRQWSRPASADFYAATRIGIGDQPAVDRLMKPSVGGELAGPTAAPQPYLEPVANMWAVKFLRTHGLIHDCPKLVQLRTFPTIAVGGDPAGSAGLLTAMICHLAVFHPPDLLAIRVLTETPDDPEWSWLKWLPHVQHPTDTDAAGPVRMISAQPESLSDLAARGPHSPDSTPGGPYVVVVDLTGGKAGVPPDGRAGVTVLTLGNHRGSNYRIRVAEDGTADDRLPGQSFRQVTATTDRMTAQQAARIARKLAGWSITGTIIDKKSGAGAKKKVATEWHQLVGAKSVEEVTPARWRMFADKDLDRLKIPFGHQLKTGEVMYLDIKEGAEFGGGPHGMLIGTTGSGKSEFLRTLILSLVAMHHPDQVNLLLTDFKGGSTFLGMEKLPHTAAVITNMAEEAELVGRMGEVLTGELDRRQNLLRQAGIQVGATGALSGVAEYEKYRERGADLKPLPTLFVVVDEFAELLQSHPDFVGLFDRICRVGRSLRVHLLLATQSLQTGGARIDKLEPNLTYRIALRTTSSHESKSVIGTPEAQYITNKESGVGFLRVGMEDPVKFSTLYTGATYVPPVQAESNGEVSVDGSRNGSRPVQVRQFTAAPIVDEEVPA; translated from the coding sequence ATGGCGACGAAGAAGTTCACCCCGAGCGTCACCCGCGGCCCCCGGCTGACCCCGGGCGAGATCGCGATCACGCCTCCCGAGGACCTCGGCGTCGACGTCCCGGCGGGGTTTGTCCAGCGAATTCTTCCGTATGTCATGGGTGTCTGCATGCTCGGCATGATCGGCATCATGGTGTTCACCGGCACCAAGGCGCTGTCGCCGTACATGATGATGACGCCGCTGATGATGATCATGATGTCGTTGAGCATGGTGGGCGCCGGCGGGGGCGGCGGCGGCAAGAAGGTGCCCGAGATCAACGCCGACCGCAAGGAATACCTGCGTTATCTGGCCGGGCTGCGCCCGCGCGTGACATCGTCGGCCACCGCGCAGGTAGCGTTCTTCGGTTATCACGCACCACATCCCGACGATCTGCTGTCGATCGTCGGCACACCCCGGCAGTGGTCGCGCCCCGCCAGCGCCGACTTCTACGCAGCCACCCGCATCGGGATCGGCGACCAACCGGCGGTCGACCGGTTGATGAAGCCGTCGGTCGGCGGCGAGCTCGCCGGCCCGACGGCGGCGCCACAGCCGTACCTGGAGCCGGTCGCCAACATGTGGGCCGTCAAGTTTCTGCGCACCCACGGGCTGATCCACGACTGCCCGAAGTTGGTGCAGCTGAGGACCTTTCCGACCATCGCCGTGGGCGGCGACCCGGCGGGGTCCGCGGGGTTGCTGACCGCGATGATCTGCCATCTCGCCGTGTTTCATCCGCCGGACCTGTTGGCAATTCGCGTTCTCACCGAGACTCCGGACGATCCCGAGTGGTCGTGGCTGAAATGGCTGCCGCACGTGCAGCACCCCACCGACACGGACGCCGCCGGGCCGGTCCGAATGATCTCCGCCCAACCGGAAAGCCTGTCGGATCTGGCCGCGCGCGGCCCGCACTCGCCCGATTCGACTCCGGGCGGACCCTACGTCGTGGTGGTGGATCTGACCGGCGGCAAGGCGGGGGTTCCGCCCGACGGCAGGGCGGGGGTCACGGTGCTCACCCTAGGCAACCATCGCGGCTCGAATTACCGGATTCGCGTGGCCGAGGATGGCACCGCCGACGACCGGCTGCCGGGCCAATCGTTCCGTCAGGTGACGGCGACCACCGACCGCATGACTGCGCAGCAGGCGGCGCGCATCGCGAGAAAGCTTGCCGGATGGTCGATCACCGGCACCATCATCGACAAGAAGAGCGGCGCGGGCGCAAAGAAGAAGGTGGCCACCGAATGGCATCAGCTGGTCGGAGCCAAGAGCGTCGAGGAAGTGACGCCCGCCCGCTGGCGCATGTTCGCAGACAAAGATCTGGACCGGCTGAAGATCCCGTTCGGTCACCAACTCAAGACCGGTGAAGTCATGTACCTCGATATCAAGGAGGGCGCCGAATTCGGCGGCGGGCCGCACGGCATGCTCATCGGAACCACCGGGTCGGGCAAGTCCGAGTTTCTCCGCACCCTGATCCTGTCGCTGGTGGCGATGCACCATCCCGATCAGGTGAACCTCCTGCTCACGGACTTCAAGGGCGGTTCGACGTTTCTGGGGATGGAAAAGCTCCCGCATACGGCCGCCGTCATCACCAATATGGCGGAGGAGGCCGAGCTCGTCGGGCGGATGGGTGAGGTGCTGACCGGGGAGCTCGACCGCCGGCAGAACCTGCTGCGGCAGGCCGGGATCCAGGTCGGCGCGACCGGAGCGCTCTCCGGTGTGGCCGAGTACGAGAAGTACCGCGAACGTGGAGCCGACTTGAAGCCGCTGCCAACGCTTTTCGTCGTGGTCGACGAGTTCGCGGAGTTGCTGCAAAGCCACCCGGACTTCGTCGGGCTGTTTGACCGCATCTGCCGGGTGGGCCGCTCGCTGCGGGTGCATCTGCTGCTGGCCACCCAGTCGCTGCAAACCGGTGGGGCGCGCATCGACAAACTGGAGCCGAACCTGACCTACCGAATCGCGTTGCGTACCACCAGCTCGCATGAATCCAAGTCGGTGATCGGAACCCCGGAGGCACAATACATCACGAACAAGGAGAGTGGCGTCGGGTTCTTGCGGGTCGGTATGGAGGACCCGGTCAAATTCAGCACGCTGTACACCGGCGCCACGTACGTTCCACCGGTCCAGGCCGAGAGCAACGGGGAAGTCAGCGTGGACGGCTCGCGCAACGGCTCGCGGCCCGTGCAAGTCCGGCAGTTCACCGCGGCGCCGATCGTCGACGAAGAGGTGCCGGCATGA
- a CDS encoding ESX secretion-associated protein EspG, translating into MAGPLTAGHAGLVDRVVGVEVTIDGLLLIADRLHLIEFPVALGIRPNIPQEELRNLVWDQVQRDLIAQGVLDHSGRPHPTVAAMVDTLSRADRTLEGRWFRRDAGGAMVRFAVCRKGEHHVIAARDGEMLVLQLVAPQIGLAAMVTTVLGAAPGANVEPLTGVATELAACTTAAQLVSHGVTPASARNYAEIVANPSGWVEIVAGQRHSGGTATHTDVAAGVLDSPLGRLVSLPRRVGGELYGSFLSGTQENLQRTLAGLLEFLPARAWFDHTTDAASAHAPDHAHASHRG; encoded by the coding sequence ATGGCCGGTCCCCTCACTGCCGGCCACGCCGGGTTAGTCGACCGCGTGGTCGGCGTCGAGGTGACCATTGACGGTCTGCTGCTGATCGCGGACCGATTGCACCTGATCGAATTTCCCGTCGCGCTTGGGATCCGGCCGAACATTCCGCAGGAGGAGCTGCGTAACCTGGTCTGGGACCAGGTGCAGCGCGACCTCATCGCCCAAGGCGTGCTGGACCATTCCGGCCGGCCCCACCCGACGGTGGCGGCGATGGTCGACACCCTCAGCCGGGCGGACCGGACCTTGGAGGGCCGCTGGTTCCGGCGCGACGCCGGCGGCGCGATGGTGCGATTTGCGGTGTGCCGCAAAGGCGAACACCACGTCATCGCCGCACGCGACGGCGAAATGCTGGTGCTTCAGCTGGTGGCGCCGCAGATCGGTCTGGCGGCCATGGTGACCACCGTGCTCGGCGCCGCGCCCGGCGCCAACGTCGAGCCGCTGACGGGCGTGGCCACCGAGCTGGCCGCGTGCACCACCGCCGCCCAACTGGTCAGCCACGGCGTGACACCGGCTTCGGCGCGCAACTACGCTGAGATCGTCGCCAATCCGAGCGGCTGGGTGGAAATCGTTGCCGGACAACGTCATTCCGGTGGAACGGCGACGCACACCGATGTCGCCGCGGGCGTGCTCGACTCGCCGCTGGGCCGGCTGGTGTCGCTGCCCCGCCGCGTCGGCGGCGAGCTGTACGGAAGCTTTCTGTCCGGCACCCAGGAAAACCTGCAACGCACGCTGGCCGGACTGTTGGAATTCCTCCCCGCCCGCGCATGGTTCGACCACACCACCGATGCCGCGTCTGCTCATGCCCCTGACCACGCTCACGCCTCCCATCGAGGCTGA
- a CDS encoding EspA/EspE family type VII secretion system effector codes for MKKALPTPTAIVDAAALAITIVDLLNGFGTPNSGSAVSTAADKLNLFQKDLDPGCVPDPRDWSGTAATAYTAQNAKLKAFAETMKGYDQELKGYIANQAAKVKEAHLCCTVNVAVLTAAAGIALALYLIPITGPSWSMAWQIVAAFACCMATFALEVMTVTNSGSISNQVSVLARKYVKLGSDIDTQLAGSFGKIQGKVATQSSSQLSNFRGISDGLTTFSFAPTVAELANKAGDTVSEPKKQVLAGASEAAATKSSTGTKTDTSTKTGDKTATTTSSTFTPPTLAQVGQASQGLNQFGQTFSQGASQIQQLAQSAKGSGTPAAAAAPIAANDVSDVKDEDAKKDDEEKKKRDAEAGAAAGTDGSERAPVDAPTPAAAAAPGGRERVL; via the coding sequence GTGAAGAAGGCCCTGCCGACCCCCACGGCCATTGTCGATGCCGCGGCCCTGGCCATCACCATCGTGGACTTGCTGAACGGATTCGGGACACCCAACTCGGGGTCTGCCGTATCCACCGCCGCGGACAAGCTCAACCTCTTCCAGAAGGACTTGGACCCGGGGTGCGTTCCGGACCCGCGAGACTGGAGCGGTACCGCGGCGACCGCCTATACCGCCCAGAACGCCAAGCTGAAGGCCTTCGCGGAGACCATGAAAGGGTACGACCAGGAGCTGAAGGGCTACATAGCCAACCAGGCGGCCAAGGTCAAAGAGGCACACCTGTGCTGCACAGTCAACGTGGCCGTGCTGACCGCGGCGGCGGGAATCGCCCTGGCCCTGTACCTGATTCCCATCACCGGGCCGTCGTGGTCGATGGCGTGGCAGATCGTCGCCGCCTTCGCCTGCTGCATGGCAACCTTCGCGCTCGAGGTCATGACGGTGACGAATTCGGGGTCGATTTCCAACCAGGTCAGCGTGTTGGCGCGGAAGTACGTCAAGCTCGGCTCGGACATCGACACGCAGCTGGCGGGCAGCTTCGGCAAGATTCAGGGCAAGGTGGCCACGCAAAGTTCGTCCCAGTTGTCCAACTTCCGTGGCATCTCCGACGGTCTCACGACCTTCTCCTTCGCGCCGACCGTCGCCGAATTGGCGAATAAGGCCGGCGACACGGTCTCGGAGCCGAAAAAGCAGGTCCTCGCCGGAGCCAGTGAAGCGGCTGCTACCAAATCCTCGACCGGCACCAAGACCGACACCTCGACCAAGACCGGTGACAAGACGGCGACGACAACGTCGAGCACTTTCACGCCGCCCACGCTGGCCCAGGTGGGGCAGGCATCCCAGGGGCTCAACCAATTTGGGCAGACGTTCAGTCAGGGCGCATCGCAGATCCAGCAGCTCGCCCAATCCGCGAAGGGGTCGGGCACTCCGGCCGCCGCGGCCGCCCCGATCGCGGCCAACGACGTGAGCGACGTCAAGGACGAGGACGCGAAGAAGGACGACGAAGAAAAGAAGAAGAGGGACGCGGAGGCCGGTGCCGCCGCGGGTACGGACGGTAGCGAACGCGCACCCGTTGATGCGCCGACACCCGCCGCCGCGGCCGCCCCCGGCGGTCGCGAGCGCGTCCTTTGA
- the eccB gene encoding type VII secretion protein EccB, which yields MAGFRLTTKVQVSGWRFLLRRLEHAIVRRDTRMFDDPLSFYGRSAALGVVIAVLILVGALAMAYFKPQGKLGAGNLFVDRSTNQLYLMVSGQLHPVYNLTSARLVLGNSAEPTAVKSAELNKLPKGQSIGIPGAPYATPVASDSSSVWALCDTVTKADTTTPAVQTAVISMPLIIDAAINPILPSEALLATFQGKDWVITSKGRHATDLTNRSVTSALGIPASAKPTPISAAMFNAIPDSGSWLLPPIPGEGAPNTLGLPDELVIGSVFQVQTVYGSQFYVVLHDGVAHVNANTASVLRAIESYGQVAIPSVVKSQVVRIPEREYPSPLPDEAIKLVSRPNEPVLCWTWERKAGESGAALTTVLTGRYLPIPPSMMSLGIKQIQGSAIVFTNGGKYVQLQSPDPRYGESLYYVDPEGVRYGIPDGQTAAALGLSSPKPAPWEIIRLLVDGPVLSKEAALLEHDTLPADPSPRKLPAAPGAS from the coding sequence ATGGCGGGTTTTCGGCTTACCACCAAGGTCCAGGTGAGCGGCTGGCGCTTTCTGCTCCGGCGATTGGAGCATGCCATCGTCCGCCGCGATACCCGGATGTTCGACGACCCGCTGTCGTTCTACGGGCGATCAGCCGCGCTCGGTGTCGTCATCGCGGTCTTGATTCTGGTGGGCGCCTTGGCGATGGCCTACTTCAAGCCGCAGGGCAAACTCGGCGCCGGCAATCTGTTCGTCGACCGCTCGACCAATCAGCTCTACCTCATGGTCTCGGGCCAGCTGCACCCGGTCTACAACCTGACCTCGGCGCGCCTGGTGCTCGGAAATTCCGCGGAGCCAACGGCCGTGAAGTCCGCCGAGCTGAACAAGCTGCCCAAGGGGCAGTCGATCGGCATTCCCGGCGCTCCGTACGCGACACCCGTCGCGTCGGACTCCTCGTCGGTGTGGGCGCTGTGTGACACCGTCACCAAGGCCGACACCACGACACCGGCCGTGCAGACGGCCGTCATATCGATGCCGTTGATCATCGACGCCGCGATCAATCCGATCCTGCCGAGCGAGGCACTGCTGGCCACCTTCCAGGGCAAGGACTGGGTCATCACGTCGAAAGGGCGGCACGCGACCGACCTGACGAACCGCTCCGTCACCTCGGCGCTGGGGATACCGGCGAGCGCCAAACCTACCCCGATCTCGGCAGCGATGTTCAACGCAATCCCGGACTCCGGGTCCTGGCTGTTGCCGCCGATCCCGGGCGAGGGGGCGCCCAACACCCTCGGGCTGCCGGACGAGCTGGTGATCGGGTCGGTCTTCCAGGTGCAAACCGTGTACGGTTCGCAGTTCTACGTGGTGCTGCACGACGGTGTCGCGCACGTGAACGCCAACACCGCCTCGGTACTGCGCGCAATCGAATCCTATGGGCAGGTGGCGATCCCGTCGGTGGTGAAGAGCCAGGTCGTCCGGATCCCCGAACGCGAGTATCCCTCGCCGCTGCCCGACGAGGCGATCAAACTGGTGTCCCGGCCGAATGAGCCAGTGCTGTGCTGGACGTGGGAGCGCAAGGCCGGCGAGTCCGGTGCGGCGTTGACCACCGTGTTGACCGGGCGGTACCTACCGATACCGCCGTCGATGATGAGCCTGGGGATCAAGCAGATTCAGGGCTCGGCCATCGTATTCACCAACGGCGGCAAGTATGTGCAGTTGCAGTCCCCGGATCCCCGATACGGCGAATCGCTGTACTACGTCGACCCGGAAGGTGTGCGCTACGGCATACCGGACGGGCAGACGGCGGCGGCGCTGGGCCTGTCGTCACCCAAGCCGGCGCCGTGGGAAATCATTCGCCTCCTGGTGGACGGTCCGGTGCTGTCCAAAGAGGCCGCACTGCTCGAGCACGACACCCTGCCCGCGGACCCCAGCCCGCGAAAGCTGCCCGCGGCCCCCGGAGCGTCCTGA
- the eccCb gene encoding type VII secretion protein EccCb, whose amino-acid sequence MSVEPKGRALSEAVLDQLSTAESRAYKMWLPPLTDPTPVDELVSRAELRPLYFPLGIMDEPRRHLQEPWGVDVSGGGGNIGIGGAPQTGKSTLLQTLILSAAATHTPRQLQFYCIDLGGGGLMYLDSLPHVGGVATRSEPDRVMRVIAEMQAVLRQREATFKEHRVGSIASYRQLRSDPDQPVASDPFGDVFLVIDGWPAFVGEFPELETHVQNLAAQGLSFGVHTIITTPRWTELKSRVRDYLGTKIEFRLGDVNDTQIDRATRDIPANRPGRAMSIEKHHLMMGVPRLDGVHSAEGLVEAMTTAVNHIASLTNEKAPRVRVLPERIHLYELDPHPPGPDSDYRTRWTIPIGLREADLSVAYANMYTTPHLLIFGAAKSGKTTIAHAISRAICARNSPDQVRFMLADYRSGLLDAVPDSHLLAAGAINRNAPSLDESIKALATNLQKRLPPADLTTAQLRSRSWWKGFDVVLLVDDWHMIVGAAAGMPPMGPLAPLLPAAPDIGLHIIVTCQMSQAYKATMDKFVGAAYGAGSPTLFLSGDKQDFPSRDLQVKKRPAGQGFLVSPDGKEVVQAVYIDPPEEVHPAPPGGG is encoded by the coding sequence ATGAGTGTCGAACCCAAAGGGCGGGCACTGAGCGAGGCGGTGCTCGACCAGCTCAGCACCGCGGAGTCGCGCGCGTACAAGATGTGGCTGCCGCCGCTGACCGACCCCACGCCGGTCGATGAACTCGTCTCGCGCGCGGAGCTGCGGCCGCTGTACTTCCCGCTGGGGATCATGGACGAACCGCGCCGACACCTGCAAGAGCCCTGGGGCGTCGACGTTTCCGGTGGCGGCGGCAACATCGGCATCGGCGGCGCGCCGCAAACCGGGAAGTCGACACTGCTGCAGACCCTGATCTTGTCCGCCGCGGCCACTCACACACCGCGCCAGCTCCAGTTCTACTGCATCGACCTCGGCGGTGGCGGGCTGATGTATCTGGACAGCCTGCCGCATGTCGGCGGTGTGGCCACGCGGTCGGAACCTGACCGGGTGATGCGAGTGATCGCCGAGATGCAAGCCGTTCTGCGGCAACGGGAAGCCACCTTCAAAGAGCACCGGGTGGGTTCCATTGCGTCCTACCGCCAGCTGCGCAGCGACCCCGATCAGCCGGTCGCCTCGGATCCGTTCGGCGACGTGTTCCTGGTCATCGACGGGTGGCCGGCATTCGTCGGCGAATTCCCCGAGCTGGAGACCCACGTCCAGAACCTCGCCGCCCAGGGCCTGTCATTCGGTGTCCACACCATCATCACCACGCCGCGCTGGACAGAACTGAAGTCGCGGGTGCGGGACTACCTCGGCACCAAGATCGAATTCCGGCTCGGGGATGTCAACGACACCCAGATCGACCGCGCCACGCGTGACATCCCGGCGAACCGACCCGGCCGCGCGATGTCGATCGAAAAGCACCACCTGATGATGGGCGTGCCCCGGCTCGACGGGGTGCACAGCGCCGAGGGCTTGGTCGAGGCGATGACGACGGCAGTGAACCACATCGCGTCGCTGACCAACGAAAAGGCGCCGCGCGTCCGGGTGTTGCCGGAACGCATCCATCTCTACGAACTCGACCCGCACCCGCCCGGCCCGGATTCCGATTACCGGACTCGTTGGACGATACCGATCGGTTTGCGCGAGGCCGACCTGTCGGTGGCCTACGCGAACATGTACACGACACCGCACCTGCTGATCTTTGGCGCTGCCAAATCCGGCAAAACGACCATCGCCCATGCCATCTCGCGTGCCATCTGCGCCCGCAACAGCCCCGACCAGGTGCGCTTCATGCTGGCCGACTACCGCTCCGGCCTGCTCGATGCCGTGCCGGATAGCCACTTGCTCGCTGCCGGTGCCATCAACCGCAATGCGCCCTCGCTGGACGAGTCCATCAAGGCGCTGGCGACCAATCTGCAAAAGCGATTGCCGCCCGCCGACCTGACCACCGCGCAATTGCGCTCTCGGTCATGGTGGAAAGGGTTCGATGTCGTGCTTTTGGTCGACGACTGGCACATGATCGTCGGCGCGGCCGCGGGGATGCCTCCGATGGGGCCTTTGGCACCATTGTTACCGGCCGCTCCGGACATCGGATTGCACATCATTGTCACCTGCCAAATGAGCCAAGCGTATAAGGCGACGATGGATAAGTTCGTCGGTGCCGCCTACGGGGCGGGATCTCCCACGCTGTTTCTGTCCGGCGACAAGCAGGACTTCCCGTCACGTGATCTCCAGGTCAAGAAGCGACCAGCTGGCCAGGGATTTTTGGTTAGCCCGGACGGCAAGGAGGTCGTGCAGGCCGTCTACATCGATCCCCCGGAAGAAGTGCATCCGGCACCCCCCGGGGGCGGTTAG
- the eccA gene encoding type VII secretion AAA-ATPase EccA, translating to MTDHLAGLFESAVGMLPVSEARSLDLFTEITNYDESACDAWVGRIRCGDTDRVTLFRAWYSRTHFGRLAGSAQISMSSVGARVPIGGLYGDITYPVNSPLAITLGFAVNEASHGNYADAMEAVEGSPTTGAEHLLSWAKAVIYGAAERWTEVIDEVRSAGKWPDAFLAAAAGVAHGVAAANLGLFTEAERRLTEANSSPAGEACAQAIAWYLAMTRRSQGNEEAAVALLEWLQTTHPSSKVTAALNDPSQRLTTTTAEQISARTDPWDATTVVADTSGRERLLAEAEAELQRQIGLTRVKDQVERYRAATQMARVRAARGMKVAQPSKHMIFTGPPGTGKTTIARVVANILAGLGVIQEPKLIETARKDFVAEYEGQSAVKTTKVIDRALGGVLFIDEAYALVQERAGRTDPFGQEALDTLLARMENDRDRLVVIIAGYSNDIDRLLETNEGLRSRFATRIEFDSYSPEEILEIAKVIAEYNDSSLSFEAADYLLEAAKLLSQQTVRGKAALDIAGNGRYARQLVEAGEQYRDIRLTRAIDFEQLDADRLSEINGDDMAEAIAAVHGRLNIAE from the coding sequence ATGACCGATCACCTGGCCGGTCTGTTCGAGAGCGCAGTCGGCATGCTGCCCGTCTCGGAGGCACGGTCGCTGGACCTGTTCACCGAGATCACCAACTACGACGAATCCGCTTGTGACGCATGGGTCGGCCGCATCAGATGCGGCGACACCGATCGGGTGACGCTGTTTCGTGCCTGGTATTCGCGCACCCACTTCGGCCGCCTGGCGGGGTCGGCCCAGATCTCGATGAGCTCCGTGGGAGCCAGGGTTCCCATCGGCGGCCTCTACGGCGACATCACCTACCCGGTCAATTCGCCGTTGGCGATCACCCTCGGTTTCGCGGTGAACGAAGCGTCGCACGGCAACTACGCGGATGCGATGGAAGCGGTCGAGGGCAGCCCGACCACCGGCGCCGAGCACTTGTTGTCGTGGGCGAAGGCCGTGATCTACGGTGCTGCGGAGCGGTGGACCGAGGTGATCGACGAAGTCAGGAGCGCCGGTAAGTGGCCGGATGCGTTCCTGGCCGCCGCCGCCGGAGTTGCGCACGGCGTCGCGGCCGCCAACCTCGGCTTGTTCACCGAAGCCGAACGCCGACTCACCGAGGCGAACTCCTCGCCGGCGGGTGAAGCGTGTGCTCAGGCCATCGCCTGGTACCTCGCGATGACCCGTCGCAGCCAAGGCAACGAAGAGGCCGCTGTAGCCCTGCTGGAGTGGCTGCAGACCACCCATCCGAGCTCGAAAGTCACTGCGGCGCTGAACGATCCGTCTCAACGCTTGACGACCACCACCGCTGAGCAGATCTCGGCCCGCACCGACCCGTGGGATGCGACCACTGTCGTGGCCGACACGTCGGGGCGAGAAAGACTACTGGCCGAGGCCGAGGCCGAGCTGCAACGTCAGATCGGTCTCACCCGAGTCAAGGACCAAGTCGAGCGATACCGCGCCGCGACCCAAATGGCGCGAGTGCGCGCCGCGCGCGGCATGAAGGTCGCGCAACCGAGCAAGCACATGATCTTCACCGGGCCGCCGGGTACCGGCAAGACGACGATCGCCCGGGTCGTGGCCAACATCCTCGCGGGGCTGGGCGTCATCCAGGAACCGAAGCTCATCGAAACGGCCCGAAAGGATTTCGTCGCCGAATACGAAGGCCAATCGGCGGTCAAGACCACCAAGGTGATCGACCGTGCGCTGGGCGGTGTGCTGTTCATCGACGAGGCCTACGCACTGGTGCAGGAACGAGCCGGGCGGACCGACCCATTCGGACAGGAAGCCCTCGACACGCTCCTGGCCCGAATGGAGAACGATCGTGACCGGCTTGTGGTGATCATCGCGGGATACAGCAACGACATCGACCGGCTGCTCGAAACCAACGAGGGCTTGCGGTCGCGATTCGCCACCCGGATCGAATTCGACTCCTACTCACCCGAGGAGATCCTGGAAATTGCGAAAGTTATTGCAGAATACAATGATTCGTCGCTCAGTTTTGAGGCGGCCGACTACCTGCTGGAAGCGGCCAAGCTGCTGAGTCAACAGACGGTGCGTGGTAAGGCCGCGCTCGACATCGCCGGCAACGGTCGCTACGCGCGTCAGCTGGTGGAGGCCGGCGAGCAGTACCGCGACATCCGCCTCACCCGGGCGATCGACTTCGAGCAGCTCGACGCCGACCGCCTCAGCGAGATCAACGGCGACGACATGGCCGAGGCGATCGCCGCGGTACACGGGCGCCTGAACATCGCCGAGTGA
- a CDS encoding ESX-1 secretion-associated protein, producing the protein MADLLLNPSILTTLANSQDSAAKDAEDAANALNGTASNCWLNHGVISGPSNNAFSTIEDIRKAAGKALAKGSNGLAAKLRTAREAYTGVDSELAGNLNKQMLDT; encoded by the coding sequence ATGGCAGATCTATTGCTCAACCCCTCGATCCTCACGACGCTGGCGAACAGCCAGGATTCCGCCGCCAAGGATGCTGAGGATGCCGCCAACGCACTGAACGGGACGGCAAGCAACTGCTGGCTCAACCACGGCGTCATCAGCGGACCCTCCAACAATGCTTTCAGCACCATCGAAGACATTCGCAAAGCGGCGGGGAAGGCTCTTGCCAAAGGAAGCAACGGCCTGGCCGCAAAGCTGCGCACCGCCCGAGAGGCGTACACCGGCGTGGACTCCGAGCTGGCCGGGAACCTCAACAAGCAGATGCTTGACACATAA
- a CDS encoding DUF2694 domain-containing protein, translating to MPDRDAHDDLSALDFSPDQSGSDDGHDESDALDFSAAEDDGEESGVDALYDYASTEPEEVDTELDAIAAATEAAATEDEDDGIMEFTVTNPPETVSVTALNDGRTQRVRLAPTATKLTETEVAEEIVVLAELARKKGLAGMHTYLLDNASEIEGLDGLAELGVDSNQLLRDMMESGMQLPTPEQADAAQTEVFAARYNSDK from the coding sequence ATGCCCGACCGCGATGCGCACGACGACCTCTCCGCCTTGGACTTCTCGCCCGACCAGTCGGGGTCCGACGACGGCCACGACGAATCGGACGCGCTCGACTTTTCCGCCGCCGAGGATGACGGGGAGGAATCGGGCGTCGATGCGTTGTACGACTACGCGTCCACCGAGCCCGAAGAGGTCGACACCGAACTGGACGCCATCGCCGCGGCGACCGAGGCCGCCGCGACTGAAGACGAAGACGACGGCATCATGGAGTTCACCGTCACCAACCCCCCCGAGACGGTCTCGGTGACGGCCCTCAACGACGGCAGGACTCAGCGAGTCAGGCTCGCGCCCACCGCGACGAAGCTCACCGAAACCGAGGTCGCCGAGGAGATCGTCGTCCTCGCCGAACTGGCCCGGAAGAAGGGACTGGCCGGCATGCACACCTACCTGTTGGACAACGCCTCCGAGATCGAGGGGCTGGACGGGCTCGCCGAACTCGGAGTGGACAGCAACCAGCTGCTGCGCGACATGATGGAATCCGGCATGCAGCTGCCGACGCCGGAGCAGGCCGACGCGGCACAGACCGAAGTCTTCGCCGCCCGCTACAACTCGGATAAATGA